The window aaaaaaggaccAGGTCTGAGGTGCTCCCAGACATGTGTTTTGTCTCCTACTGACACttgctaaaactgattacctcaatgggtatatcctgccagggaggagccaacttttcctagtgtcagcagtatatatatatatttattttccacttaTTTCCACCGGAGCTCCCCTTTAAGGGCTTACTACACTTGTAGGCAATTTagttgcacagacattttgaatcaGTGGGCAGAGATCATAGGACCTGTGTTTCGCCCAAACAGGCGAAACCTAAAATCTTAAGACCACCTGACTGCCCTCCTACAGAAAGTTATATAACATACTATCTCTCCCTGGTATGACATGACCATCCCCAATGCCCTATAGTCTCCACTTACCATGAGGTTGGCATTGCAGATGTGATGCTTCACCAGTCCTCCGCCCAGGATAATCATCCCTGTCTTCTTAGCAAACACCACCGAAGAGTTCAGCCTCCGAATGTCTGATGGAGAAACAACAGGTACAATGATCCCTTTGTGTATTAGTTCTGCTTAGAGTCTAAgtcgccaaactgtggacctccagctgttgcaaaactacaactcccagcatgcccggacagcctttggctgtccgggcatgttgggagttatagttttgcaacagctgggggtccacagtttggagaccactggcttaaGATTTAGCAAAACACGTTAAGACACTGAGTAATCCCCTGTCTAACTTCAGTGAAAGGCCTAATGATTCCCCATATATGCTTTTTCATACATAGAATACAGGCGGCCATAAACAGTTCCGTACCTTCAACAATGTCCAGTTTCAACCCAGGGTTCTTGTAGGAGTGAAAATACAGCATATCCCCCAATGATCCGTCTGTGAGCGCCGGGCTGTACACAGGAATATTGTTCTGACAGAGAAAAAAATCTGCATCATATAGGGgcacagctcctccctcctgtctatatcaccctgtggtgggaggagcagactccatgtcatatagctcctccctcctgtctatatcaccctgtggtgggaggagcagactccatgtcatatagctcctccctcctgtctatatcaccctgtggtgggaggagcagactccaagtcacatagctcctccctcctgtctatatcaccctgtggtgggaggagcagactccatatcacatagctcctccctcctgtctatatcaccctatggtgggaggagcagactccaagtcacatagctcctccctcctgtctatatcaccctgtggtgggaggagcagactccatgtcacatagctcctccctcctgtctgtgtcaccctgtggtgggaggtGCAGACTCCATattacatagctcctccctcctgtctatatcaccctgtggtgggaggagcagactccatatcacatagctcctccctcttGTCTATATCAacctgtggtgggaggagcagactccatatcacatagctcctccctcctgtctttatcgccctgtggtgggaggagcagactccatatcacatagctcctccctcctgtctgtgtcaccctgtggtgggaggagcagactccatatcacatagctcctccctcctgtctatatcaccctgtggtgggaggagcagactccatatcacatagctcctccctcctgtctatatcaccctaTGGTGGGAGGAATAGACTCCATGtaacatagctcctccctcctgtctatatcaccctgtggtgggaggagcagactccatatcacatagctcctccctcctgtctatatcaccctaTGGTGGGAGGAATAGACTCCATGtaacatagctcctccctcctgtctatatcaccatatggtgggaggagcagactccatgtcacatagctcctccctcctgtctatatcaccctgtggtgggaggagcagactccatgtcacatagctcctccctcctgtctatcgCCCTGTGAAGCAGATTCCACATTGCATAGatgcaaaaaaattagcattgCTTGTTTATGCTGTTCTCTACCGTTACCTTCTGAGCCCAATAATACACAGAATCGGGGTGATTTATCTCCTTTCCTAGACGGGAGATCATCTTGGATGGTGTCCACTTGGTCCCCTGCAGAGGAGAAGAACAACTATGGTTGGGCGACATCGCTCATCATCCACTATCGTATACTGCCCCAGCGTCCATCTTGACCTCACCTCAGTGTCTTGTTCTAGCACCATCTGATCCAGTATCGGCGTTATCCAGTCCTCAAACAAGCAGTAGTTATTATTGGGAACTAGCAGGTTCCCAATCCTGTAAGGAGGGGAGATTATCAGGTAACAGGAGGAACAGCCCAGACTCtgaccccctccccaatgtgataTTAACTTACCTATTGATGCCCTTAGGCCTCAGCTCTGCCCCCTTCAGGCTGAAGTCTCCTAGGTAAGTAGGAGCAAGGCATTTGATCAggtcctcctctacacccccagctGTGGTGACAATTATATCAACCTAgacagagaaagaaagaaaaaaaaagaaaaaaattatatatatacatacacacacacacgtagtattatattatttgtatttttattattattaaaatttgGTATCCCTGTGTACGgatttgtccaaactattaaatgatCACATTCCTGGTCAATGGTGTAAACTCGAAATGACAAAATATTTTCTtggtcacatcccagaaaaaaaaaaaaaaaaatggaataaaaagtgatgaaaaagtcaatactaaaaaaaaaaaatatatattatatataatttttttttttttaaatgctcaaAAACGATTCAAAACAAATTTGTGAAGGTGGCGAGATGACCTCCTCCCCCACTCACCATCTTGTGTTCTGCCAGGTATCGGATGGTCTCCCGCACTCCTGAGCTGATGAGATTAGAAGTGTATCCCAGTAAGATGATACATCCGTCAGGGGAGGACAGCTTGGCGTCAATCTGTAGGGACACACGGAAATAAATCTTCAGCCGTACGCTTCTAGAATTCCAAGCCAAGCTGTTATATGAAAGTGCTGCCGATTTGTAATCATTCGCCATTATAAGATCTCTGTTTACTGTCACTGAATGAGAACATTCTTGTGAACATCCCAAAAATCTGTTTGCTACAATTGTATCCATAAACCAATAATAAGAAGTGCCATTAAAACAGTCTCTTAACGTGTGTTTTTAAGAGAACCTcttatgatcttgttaaattttataatcctcccaggtcactgcccccatcataataaaacaccccccggcctttattttttattatttgtttgttttctacctttatattgctctgtattttctgctcattcTCAGTCACATTCACAGACTGgtaaaggggtgttccccagcaggcatgacatcatctgaagccatacaggggagaacttcctccctcactctgctccaCACAGCCCAGCGCAGTTCAGTGTGAAATGaaatatgattggctaaggcacaCCAGGCAGCTTTTCctgattttggggggggaggaaatgtgctctggacaagtagggcagctttttttttttaatacaagtaaaacagaaaaaagtttatttttattttattttttttaaacaaagtacattagaaatattttatatttaccataaggagtggaatagcaaaaattagttttaacgacagtgcccatttaaataaaattGCTCCACACACATTTGTCCAGTTATTGTGCCCAGATAGTTTACACAAATACAAGTAAGGAATGGAAAACATACACACTGGTAGCAACCAAAGTAATCTGCCACCTAGTGGATGCAaatcacttaaaaggggtaaatgaactggtgccagaaagttaaacagatttgtaaatgacttccattaaaaaaaagtctttatccttccagtacttattagcagctgtatgctacagaggaaattctttgctttttttaaatttcttttttgtcttgtccacagtgctctttgctgacacctctgtccatgtcaggaactgtccagagcagcagaggtttgcaatggggattttctactgctctggacagttcctgatacgggcatcaggtgtcagcagagagcaccctggacaagacaaaaaaaaaaaatttaaaggggtactccagtggaaattttttttgtaaatcaactggtgccagaaagttaaacagatttgtaaattactttattaaaaaatcttaatccttccagtacatattagctgctgaatactacagaggaaattattttccttttggaacacagagctctttgctgacatcacgagcacagtgctctctgctgacatctctgtccattttaggaactgtccagagcagcatatgtttgctatggggattttctcctactctggacagttcttaaaatggacagagatgtcagcagagagcactgtgctcgtgatgtcagcagagagctctgtgttccaaaaagaaaatttcctctgtagtattcatccgctaataagtattggaaggattaagatttttttaatagaagtaatttagaaatctttttaactttctgccaccagttgatttaaaaaaaaaaaaaaaaaaaagttttccaccaaagtacctctttaaaaaaaagaatagagtttcctctgtagcatacagctgctaataagtactggaaggataaagattttataagagaagtcatttacaaatcaaaatttctggcaccagttgatttaaaaaaataataataatttccaccggattaATAATCTCTCGACGCGTTTTTCCACCAAATTTGTCATTGGTTTCCTCAGGAGAGATATCAAAGTATGCTCCCCGAGTTATTGTAAGAGTTTATAATCTAAATATTTCATTAGAACACTTGTGCTGGAATTTTAGCAAGACAAATAATTTGTGACCCACAGTAATGTACACAACTGGGATATGCCGAAATATGGTGCCAGACTGTACCACATATTGCACATACGTTATTGGCACATTCAACGGCATTTATGTAAGCCCCACTATTGCACATCAGATAGTTTGCGCTCAAGATGGCTTTCGTATTGTACTATAAACAGGTTGTAAACACCACCACACTGCGTTCACACAGCCGTATacacccgtcccgttcttctcccgtcaaaattaaaaacggactttaaaaaaaacagacaacGGATACAAACGAAtgttatccgtttggatccgtttttttttctgttaatacaccaaaaaaaaaagatatttttttgttctgagcatgctcagaagtaaaaaaaacggatcaaaaaacggattgaaaaaacggatgcaaacagatgacattaaccccttaaggacacatgacgtactggaacgtcatgtgtccgctcccgatctataacgcggggccacggtgtgacccgggccgggacccatggctaatagcgcgtggcattgatcgctgtgccgtgcgctattaaccctttagacgcggcgttcaaagttgaacgccgcgtctaaagtgaaaccatgccagttagctcagtgggctgtttgggatagcagCGGTGAAatggcggcatcccgaacagcttacaggacagcaggagggcccctacctgcctcctcgctgtccgatcgccgaatgactgctcagtgcctgagatccaggcatgagcagtcaagcggcagaatcatcgatcactggtttcctatgagaaaccattgatcaatgtaaaagatcagtgtgcgcagtgttataggtccctatgggagcgataaccctgcaaaaaaagtgaaaaaaaaaaaagtgaataacccctcccctattaaaagtttgaatcacccccttttcccataaaaaaaaataaaaaataaaagtgtaaataaaaataaacatatgtggtatccaaattataatgtccgaattataaaaatatatcgttaattaaactgcacggtcaatggcgtacgcgcagaaaaattccaaagtccaaaatagtgcatttttggtcactttttatatcatgaaaatatgaataaaaagcgatcaataagtccgttaaaaacttcagatcacggcgcaaaaaatgagccctcataccgcccaatacacggaaaaataaaaaagttataggggtcagaagatgacaattttaaacgtatacattttcctgcatgtagttatgattttttccagaagtccgacaaaatccaacctatataaatagggtatcattttaaccatatggacctacagaataatgataaggtatcatttttaccgaaatatgcactgcgtagaaacggaagcccccaaaatttacaaaacagcgtttttttcaattttgtctcacaatgatttatttttttcgtttcaccgtagatttttgggcaaaatgactgacgtcattacaaagtagaatgggtggcgcaaaaaataagccatcctatggatttttagatgcaaaatttaaaaagttatgattttttaaaggcaaggagccaaaaacgaaaatgcaaaaacgggaaaaaaccccggtccttaaggggttaaaggctcaaactttccatagactttaaatgTTAAATTTATTGTATCCggttttttttcttccgtttttttggacggaagaaaaaaaaatactgtatgtgccgttttttttatgccctaaagaaaaaaaaaaaagaaaaacggaaatgagtgcaagacgggtgcaaacggattgtaaaagaatcccattgacgtgaatgggatttttttttttaaacgttttgaatccgtttacagcctgcaaaaaaaaggaaacggggataaaaaaaaaaaaaggaaacggggatttaaaacaaaaaaaaaaaatacaaaaaaaacggggacaaacggccgtgtgaacgcaccctaagggggagatttatcaaaacctgaggaaaagttgctgagttgcccctagcaaccaatcagattgcttctttcatttttgaaaagtgaaaatgaaagaagcgatctgattggttgctaggggcaactcagcagcttttcctcaggTTTTGATTGCTCTCCCCCTTAGTGAGGTATTGTTTACAAGCTGTACATTAGCTATTTTGAGTGCAAACTATCTGGGCACAAGTAACACATTTTGTTTTTGGGTGAATTTTAATAAGATTAAGTGAAATACTGTTTTAGCGGCACTTCTTATTAATGGTTATGGTATTATTGCGGAGAAGTATCCGGAAAGGGCAGAGGATAGGCCGTACAACTATCCTCATCTGTATCTAGTCAATCATCTAGACcggtgggtgcctccagctgttgcaaaactacaactcccagcatgcccggacagccgttggctgtccgggcatgctgggagttgtagttttgcaacagctggatgcaccctggttgggaaacactgacccaggTCACATGAAGGTCTTTGGGGGTCTCAGCCGCTCACCATGTTGTTGACCTCCTGCACCGCCTGCCCGTAGTGCGTGGCCTGGAAGCCCGTGGTGAGGTAACTCTGCAGCAAAGCGTCATAGTTCACCCCGCGGTTGAAGTCGTATCCTCGGATCTGGGGCGTTCCTTCCGGTAGAGGGTTGCTGGGCATCAACACCGCCCCCTTGGCTTCACTGggcacctctcctgacatggtgATGATCCGAGCCTGAGATATAGGGCCATATATATTAGGTGGAGATGACCTAGAGCAgtgatcccctcccccccaaggtGCTGCTCTacaactgctgaaaaactacaactcccagcatgccctgacaaccttgGTGATCACAGCTCTAGGTACATCGCTAAACACCGAGCACGAGGCAATATGTCAGCAACATGAAATGTCATAAAGATAGAAGATCATCATCCACAACACACAGCAACTATGTCATATGAGAGAttcatggtcctgcactacaacTATCACAGagaacacacacacagtacacaggtaacaaacatacacacacacaggctgcacacgcacacacacacacaggttacACACGCACACAGGTTACGCATGCACAGGCTACACACGCACATTACCCGTGTCCCGTGCGCACGTGTGTTACCCGTGtactgtgtatgtgtttgtgtgttacctgtgtactgtatatgtacaatacacaggtaacacacacacacacacacatacagtacacaggtaacacacacacacacacacacaggttacacacgcacacacacacacacacaggttacACACGCACAGGCTACACACGCACGTTACCCGTGTGCGCGTGTGTTACCCATGtcctgtgtatgtgtttgtgtgtgtgtgtgttacctgtgtactgtatatgtacagtacacaggtaacacacacacgtacagtacacaggtaacacacacacgtacagtacacaggtaacacacacacacacacacacgtacagtacacaggtaacacacacacacgtacagtacacaggtaacacacacacagtacacaggtaacacacacacacacacacacgtacagtacacaggtaacacacacacacgtacagtacacaggtaacacacacacacacgtacagtacacaggtaacacacacacacacgtacagtacacaggtaacacacacacacacgtacagtacacaggtaacacacacacacgtacagtacacaggtaacacacacacacacgtacagtacacaggtaacacacacacacacacgtacagtacacaggtaacacacacacacacacgtacagtacacaggtaacacacacacacacacgtacagtacacaggtaacacacacacacacgtacagtacacaggtaacacacacacacacgtacagtacacaggtaacacacacacacgtacagtacacaggtaacacacacacacacgtacagtacacaggtaacacacacacacacgtacagtacacaggtaacacacacacacacgtacagtacacaggtaacacacacacacacgtacagtacacaggtaacacacacacacgtacagtacacaggtaacacacacacacgtacagtacacaggtaacacacacacacgtacagtacacaggtaacacacacacgtacagtacacaggtaacacacacacacacacacgtacagtacacaggtaacacacacacacacgtacagtacacaggtaacacacacacacacgtacagtacacaggtaacacacacacacacacacacgtacagtacacaggtaacacacacacacgtacagtacacaggtaacacacacgtacagtacacaggtaacacacacacacgtacagtacacaggtaacacacacacgtacagtacacaggtaacacacacacacgtacagtacacaggtaacacacacacgtacagtacacaggtaacacacacacacgtacagtacacaggtaacacacacacacacgtacagtacacaggtaacacacacacacgtacagtacacaggtaacacacacacacacgtacagtacacaggtaacacacacacacgtacagtacacaggtaacacacacacacacgtacagtacacaggtaacacacacgtacagtacacaggtaacacacacacacacgtacagtacacaggtaacacacacacacgtacagtacacaggtaacacacacgtACAGTACACAGGTGACACATGCACAGTACACAGGTGACACATGCACAGTACACAGGTGACACACGCACAGTACACAGGTAACACACGTACAGTACACGAGTATATAACACACTATTATATTCACACCCACCTCTATCGCAGGCTCACATGGCACAGTATCCTACGGAAGCCTCTCGGGCCAAATCTAATACCAGGCGGAGCTCGCAGTTCCTGCGCGGAATCAGAGAAATCAACTGACCACGCCCACTACACGGCGGGTAACACAGGGGGCGTGGTCTGGGCTCATCTCCGGCGTGTCAGCTTGTTGCCTGGTAACCGAGTTGTGTCTGTGATTCTGGAGCATATGAGGCTGCCCACGTGTGACTGCTCACAGCTCCTGTGTCGTCATATCCGGCCTGGGCTTCATACCCAATCTATAACATGCACACTGGGAAGTTACTGGGGTTCACCATGGCAACCATTCATAGTATTAGACTGCCATATAGCGCCTGCATATACCATATCGCCCTCTGGTGGTAATCGCTCATACCATTCTATACTgcggtgtttccaaaccagggtgcctgcaggtgttgcaaaactacaactcccagcatgcccggacagccaaaggctgtccgggcatgctgggagttgtagttttgcaacatctggaggcaccctggttgggaaacactgctatactgttatgcttttacttttcattctgattccgagattgttttttcgtgacatattctactttatgttagtggtacatttttggcgatacttgcatcatttcttggtgaaaaactccaaaatttcatgaaaaattagaaaattttcaaattttgaagctctctgcttgtaaggaaaatggatattccaaataaattatatattgattcacaaatacaatgggggagatttatcaaaacctgtgcagaggaaaacttgcccagttgcccatagcaaccaatcagatcgctgctttcatttttatgaaggcctgtgaaaaatgaaagaagcgatctgattggttgctatgggcaactgggcaagttttcctctgcacaggttttgataaatctctcccaatatgtctactttatgtttgcatcataaagtttttactttttgaagacatcagagggcttcaaagttcagcatcaattttccaaattttcatgaaaaattcaaaatcttaatttttttttcagagccctgttcagtttgaagtggatttgaggggcctttctgtaagaaatcccccataatggaccccattatgaaaactgcacccctcaatgtattcaaaatgacatttagaaagtttgttaaccctttaggtgtttcacaggaatggcagcaaagtggaggagaaaaatcaaaatctccattttttttacactcgcatgttcttgtagacccatatttttttatttttacaaggggtaaaaggagaaaaatcccctgaaaatttgtaacccaatttctctcgagtaaggaaatacctcatatgtggatgtcaagtgttcggcgggcgcagtagagggctcagaagggaaggagcgacaatgggattttggagaacagATTTCGCTTttgtggtttttggggggcatgtcgcatttaggaagcccctatggtgccagaacagcaaaaaaaaaaaaaactccatatggcatactatttgggaaacgacacccctcaaggggtacagtgagccttaacacctcacaggtgtttgacgacttttcgttaaagttggacatgaaaatgaacaatttgatttttaacactaaaatgctggtgttaccctaattttttcattttcacaaggggtaatagaagaaaaagcccccccaaaatttgtaaccccatttcttctgagtatggaaataccccatatgtggatgttaagtgctctacaggcgaactacaatgctcagaagagaaggagcaccattggacttttggagagagaatttggttggaatagaagtcgggggccatgtgcgtttaaaaagcccccgtggtgccagaacagtggaccccccccccacacacacacatgtgaccccattttggaaactacacccctcacagaatgtaataaggttaCCTCTAGGTTACCtctagtgaaaatgaaaagtatggtgcaacaccagcatgttactgtaaaaaatttaattttttaacactaacatgctggtgtagcccccaacttttccttttcaaaaggggtaaaaggagaagaagccccccaaaatttgtagcacaatttctcccgagtacgaaaataccccatatgtagacataaactgttgccttgaaatacgacagggctccgaagtgagagagcgggaAGCGCATTTTAGGCCTTAATtatggatttgcatagggatggacccggatgcaagaattacatttgcctccaataccaaaaataccctacagcagtttttctgaaacagggtgcctccagctgttgcaaaactcccagcatgcctggacagtcaatggctgtctggcattgccgggagttgttttgcaacagctggaggctccattttggtaacactgccata is drawn from Hyla sarda isolate aHylSar1 chromosome 4, aHylSar1.hap1, whole genome shotgun sequence and contains these coding sequences:
- the DHPS gene encoding deoxyhypusine synthase, whose amino-acid sequence is MSGEVPSEAKGAVLMPSNPLPEGTPQIRGYDFNRGVNYDALLQSYLTTGFQATHYGQAVQEVNNMIDAKLSSPDGCIILLGYTSNLISSGVRETIRYLAEHKMVDIIVTTAGGVEEDLIKCLAPTYLGDFSLKGAELRPKGINRIGNLLVPNNNYCLFEDWITPILDQMVLEQDTEGTKWTPSKMISRLGKEINHPDSVYYWAQKNNIPVYSPALTDGSLGDMLYFHSYKNPGLKLDIVEDIRRLNSSVVFAKKTGMIILGGGLVKHHICNANLMRNGADYAVYVNTAQEFDGSDAGARPDEAVSWGKIRMDANPVKVYADASLVFPLLVAQTFAQRRADFPGEEKD